Sequence from the Flavobacterium sp. TR2 genome:
TCGTTTTCTGAATAATCTGTTCTTCCTAATAACTGAATTAATGCTTTTAATCCGCCGTGGATATCTCCAAAAACTAAGGTTCTTTTCATGATTAGCTAAACTTTTTATCAAGAGCTTCATCCAGTTTTATTAGAAAATCTTTTCCAAATTTATCGTTCTCTAACTCTTCATAAAGAAATGATGGTAATATCTTCTCACAATTTTGCTTCTGACTTAAAATTGCCATAGACAATGCTGCAACAGTATCGGTATCTCCACCATAACCTATACCGGTTTTTAAGCAATCTTTCATCGAAACAGCTTCAGAAACCATTTTAATTACAGCTTGTGTTGTTGGATAACCGTGCATATCGATTGGAGAAGTAATTCTATAGTTTTCATTCTCCTTTAAAGTTTCATTTAGAAAAGCTATCAGAGTAGAACCGTCACCCAAATCATATTTAAAATAATGAACAGCCAACGCTATACGTTTAGCACAGCTTATTCCTTCAACTGTGTTATGGGAAGTCTTGGCCTGAATCTCACAAAACTCAAGTATTTGCTTGATATCTTTTAAATGTCCAATCGAATATGCTCTCATCGCAGAACCATTTCCGCTGCTGCCATTATCAATTATTTTAATAAAATCTGAACCGTTTTTGCTAGCATCCAAAGCGTTATACACTCTATCTGAATAACCGCGTCTTTTATCTCTGTGAAATACTTCTACAAACTTATCTGCTACTTTTATTTCATTCCAATTATCATCTTCAAGCAGCAATTCTGAAATCGCAATTGCCATTTGAGTATCATCAGTATATTTTTTATAAATCTCTGTGTACATCCCGTGTTTATCATACTGAGTCAGATTGTTGTTTTTAGAAATAAAATCTAAATCTCTAAATTCAAAACCCGCACCGTACGCATCTCCTATTGCTGCTTCTAAAATCATAATTTGTTGTGTTTGATCATTTAAGATTTAAATTCGATATACTTTGCCGGAACTTCATCTGTAAGCCAAACATTGTTTTCAGACAAATAAAATTTGAATCCGTCTCTGTGCATTGCGCCGCTTCTAACGGTTAAAATCTGAGGGACTCCTCTTCTGCTTCCTACTTTTGTTGCGGTTTCTTTGTCTTTGGAAAGATGTACGTGCTGACGGCTCATTTTCTTCAAACCTTCTTTTTGAATGTTTTCCATAAACTTTCCAACGGTTCCGTGGTATAAATACTCTGAAGGTTCTGTTTCAGCTAAATTCAATTCAACAGAAATCGAATGTCCCTGACTTGCACGAATTTTGGTTTTATCGTCATTATAAGCAAAACGCTTTTTATCGTTATTATCTACTACGTAATCCAAAAGTTCAGCGTCAAGACGATTCCCTTTTTTAGTACATTTTTCTATTAATTCATTGACATCAGCCCAACCGTTTTCGTCTAATTTTAATCCGATTTTTTCTGGCGAATGTCTGAGCACCAGACTTAAAAACTTGCTGACGCTCTTTGCTATTTGTTCATTCATCTTAATATTTTTTTCTACCGATGAAATGTTCCGATGGAACATCTACAAAAGGCTTTTGTAAATCTTGTAATTTTCATCATCGAAACAGACAAATATTACTTTTTCTATTTCAGCTGATTTTTCAAAATCTTTTATTGTTTTTACAGCTATTTCAGCTGCCTTATCTTTTGGAAAATGATAAATTCCAGTACTTATATTTGGAAAAGCAATAGATTTAATTCCATTTTGAATGGCTAGATTTAAACTATTCGTATAACAATCAGCTAATAACCTAGATTTTTCTTCTTTGTCTCCATTCCAAACTGGGCCGACTGTATGAATAACATATCTTGAAGGTAGATTTCCTGCTGTTGTTATAACCGCTTCGCCAGTTTTACAGCCACCTTGCTTGTTACGAATTTGAATACATTCCTCTAAAATTGCTTTCCCTCCTTTTCTGTGGATCGCTCCATCAACTCCGCCTCCGCCTAATAACGAAGTATTAGCGGCATTGACAATCGCATCAACTTCAATTTCTGTTATATCTGCTTTTAGAAGTTCTACTTTCATCTTTCAAAGCTTATTTTAATTCATCCCTAACTTCCATCAAAGCAAAACCCAAAAGATTCAATCCCTTCCATTTTTTAGGATTTAAAGCATCGGTGTGATCGCTTGCCATTCCGATTCCCCAAATTGGATCTACAGGGCTCGCTTCTACAACAATCCTGTCATTTGTATTTAAAAGAAAGGTTTTCAAATCTGGATTTTGACTGAATTTGTGAAAGTTTCCTTCCTTTACGATTTCAAATCGGTTTTCTAACCAGATTTTATCATCGTAATTTCTCACTTTACGGCCTAATTTTTTGGCTTCGGCAGGCGAATTGCATTGTATGATTTTTTCTAAAATTTCCTGATCCTTAAACAATTCGGCTTTTTTTGCCATCATCCAGTGTTCTGCCGTCTTGTAAATCACGCCATTAACTTTAAAAGAACTTAACCACCATTGGCTAAAGCAAGTTTTAGTGATCGTTCCATCTTTGCTTGGCTGATGTCCCCAGAAAAATAAAAACTTACTTTCTGGAGCTATGTTATCTATATTGTATTTCATTTTGTTTGTTTTTTTTGTTTGTTTCAAGTTTCAGGTTTCAGGTTTTCGCTGAACTTGAAAACTGATTTTAACTTGGAATAGTTAGCATTTTTTTGTTTCAGGTTTACGTAACACATAGAACCTGAAACCTGAAACTTGAAACCTGAAACTTGAAACATTTAAACTAAAGTTTCAAGCTTAATCACCTTAACGCTTTCACCTTCAAAATCTTTAAAAGAGTTTGTAGTAAAAATTCCGTCGAAGCAGTTTAAAACTTCAAAACCTTTATTGAAAATTCCGTGGCTTACAGCTAAGTATAATTTTCCGGCATTTTTCTTTTTTAATTCTTCTGCCAATCCTACGAAAGTTCCTCCTCCATCGCATATATCGTCGACAATTAAACAATCCATTCCTTGTAAATCGTCTTCGTAAACTTTAAAACCAGACAGTTTCCCAGTTTTTACATCACGGCTTTTGCTGCATTCTACAACTTCAACTCCGCCTAGAAATTCAGAAACTTTGTAGATTTTCTTCAAAGCGCCTCCATCTGGAGAAATTAGTTTTACATTATTTCCGATGTTTTCTAAAACTGCTTTTATAAAAGTATAATTCGGAATTACGGTACTATTATTCAACAAAGCAGGAGTTACTTCTGAATGCGCATCAAAAACAAAAACCTTATTCAATTGCATTGCATTAATAATATCAGCATATACTTTTACAGACAACGGTTCGCCTGGAATCATAACACGATCTTGTCTTGCAGCTGGAAAGTACGGAATAAAAAGATCGATAATCTTAACATCCATTCTGCGCAACGCATCAATGGTAACGCACAATAAACCTAAATCGTTGAATGAATTCAATCTATGTGTAACGGTTACTTTTCTATTAGCATCAAAATCTGGCGCAATTTTAATGTGTGGCTCACCTCCAGAAAATGTAAAACTTTGAAATTTGATTTCTTCCTGATTTTGAAATGGAGCGAATTTTGGGTCGAGATTTAGTATCATAGCTTTTTAGTTTGCGTTAATTATACGCAAATGTAGAATTTAATTTTGGATAAACAATTTATTTTGTGTAAAAATTACGCAAACTTTATTTCGAAGTGAAATCCTTTTTGAATTAACTCATTATATTTCAACTTATTGAACTTAAAAAGTTTTGCTGGACGGCCTGTTTTAATGGGTGAAAATTTTTCAGTTTCTTCTAAAATACCATAACTCAGTATTTTTTTTCTGAAATTTCGACGATCGATTTCTTTTTCTAAAATAGTGCAGTAAAGGTTTTCAAGATCTGAAAACAAGAATTCTTCTGGAAGTAAATCGAAACCAATCGGTTCGTATGTCAATTTGGCTTTAAGCCTTTCTATTCCTTTTTCCAAGATTAAATTATGGTCGAATGCCAAAGGCGGAATTTCATCTATCTTAAACCATTGCACTCTTTCAGCATCCGTCGCTGCTTTAATTTCTAAGTTCGAAGCATCAACCAAAGCATAATAAGCGACTGAAATAACACGGTTTCTGGAATCTCTATGAATATCATCTCCAAAAGTGTACAATTGCTCCATAAAAGTGAGCTGCACGTTTGTTTCTTCGTGCAATTCGCGAATAACAGCATCGTTTAAAGATTCGTCATTTTGAACTAAACCACCCGGCAATGCCCAATATTTTTCGGAAGTCCCAAATTGCTGTTCAATTAATAGCACATACAAACCATTATTTTTGTAGCCAAAAACAATAGCATCTACAGCAATTCTAATATTTTGTAATTTTTCCATAATCCTAAACTATCAAACAAATATAACGAATGAGAGCCAATTTTATAATCTAATGCAAAAGCTTAAACTATAAAATTGGCTCACAAAAATGATCTCTAGTTTTCTTCCCTAGTTTATCGTAACAGTTCGTTTTGGACTCGAAGTACATTCCGAACCATCTTTTTTAACTGTTACTTCAGCTGTAGCAGTATACTCGCCAGCAGCAGCATACGTGTGCGTAACTGTGGCTCCTGTAGCAGAAGTACCGTCTCCAAAGTTCCATTTCACAGAAACTAAAGTTCCTGTTCCTGTATACTCAGCCGAGTAATTCATTAATTTAGGATTTGTGGCATCAGTTGAATTATGTAGTTTAACAAAAATTGCTTCCCCTAAACAATCAACTACATCTTTAGCATCATCTTTACTGCAAGAATAACCAATAAATAAAACAGAGGCAACTAATAATATTCTTGAAAATCTCTTCATTTTTGAAAATTTTAGTGGTTTACTGCTCAAAATTACACTTTTAAGAAACATAAACGAATGATTAAAATCATAATCTATTACCAAAAAACAACTTTAGTTCTTTTTCAATAATATCAAAAAATGATTTCAGGTTATTATTTTTTGGAGCTAACAAATACACAAATTCTTCTGGCACATGAAAACTATTCCATAATAATTGAAGTTTATTGTCTTTAATAAAATTCCTCGCGTTACAGTTCCAAGTGGCGGCAACTCCTTCATTTTTGGCCAAAAGTCTCAGCATTTCAGATTCTGATGGAATAATGTAATTGGGAACCATCGAAGGTCTTTTTTTATTGAAGGCATGGAGCCAGAACATCTTTATGTGCGGAATGCGTGCGTCGTGGCTGTACCATTTTTGTGCATTAAGCCATTGTTCTATTTCGGTATAATTATCTGCCTTTAGCCGCTGACGGAATTCTGTAATATCCAAAGCTGTTGGGGCAACCAATATCAATTTAATCTTTCCGACAATTTCATACGTCGTATCAAAAGTGTCAAATCTTTTGGTCGTAATAGCAAAATCGAGTTTTTTAGCATCTACTAAAGCAAAAAGTTCATCGTTTTCTGCAAAAGTAAAATCGATCAAATCAAACTTTGAAATTAAGAGATTGCCAACACATTCAAAAAGATGCTTTGAGATTCCGACAGAGATTAATCGATTGGCGTCTTCTGCTTTCGCTCTAAAACTGGTTTCGACACTTTCGAGCCTGTCAAGAGCGTCTATAATCAAATTATTCAGTAACTTAGCGTATTCTGTTGGTTCAACGCCTTTTGATTTTCGGTTAAATAATTTATTGCCAACATGAGCTTCCAACATCGATATCTGCTGACTAACCGCAGGCTGGCTCATAAATAATTCCTTCGCAGCCACTGAAAAATTACCGTTTTTGTAAACTGCCTTAAAAGTTCTGTACCATTCTAGATTTACCATGACATAAATTTATTTATAACAAACATAGTTTATTTTATTTTTACTGATATCACATTCGCCGTAAATTTGTTCAAAATTTAATATTATGAAGAAAATAGCACTATTCGCAATAACTGCATTTACAGCAGTAAGCATTTCAGCTGAAGCTCAAAAATCAAACAAGAAAAGTATGAAAAAAGTATTATTTGTTGTAACCAGCAATGATAAACTGGGCAATACAGGAGAAAAAACAGGATTCTGGTCAGAAGAATTTGCTGCACCATATTACGAATTATTAGATCAGGGAGTAGAAATCACAATTGCTTCTCCGCTTGGAGGACAGCCGCCAATTGACCCAAAAAGCTCTGATCCGGCTTCGGCAACTGAGGACACAAAACGTTTTGATGCCGACAAGACTTTACAGGAAAAATTAAAACACACTTTAAAGCTTTCGACCGTTAATCAAAAAGATTACGACGCTGTATTTTATCCAGGGGGCCACGGTCCGCTTTGGGATTTGGTCGAAGACAAAAGCTCTATCGCTTTAATTGAGGCTTTCTATACTCATAACAAACCTGTAGCTTTTGTTTGCCATGCGCCAGCAGTATTGAAAAATGTAAAAGTAAAAGGTGAATATTTAGTAAAAGGCAAAAAAGTAACCGGTTTTACAAATGCCGAAGAAGAGGCGGTTGGATTAACAAAAGTAGTTCCGTTTTTACTGGAAGATGCTTTATCATCAAATGGAGCAATCTTCTCTAAAGGAGAAAACTGGCAGCCTTACGCAGTAGCAGATGGGCTTTTGATTACAGGTCAAAACCCAGCTTCATCTAAATTGGTAGCCGCAAAATTATTACAGGAGCTGAAGTAACAGTGCTAAGTGACTGAGGTACTACGGTTCTAAGTTTTTCTAAAAACCTAAAAAACTCAATCTCATATTCACTAATTACAAAATAAAAATTAATAAATCACAATGTTAAGTTTCTGAGAGTCGATGTTTCAAAAAAAAACTTAGAACCTCAGCGACTTAGCATCTTAGAACCTTAAAAAAAAATGCTAAACTTTGAGTTATACAATCCGACGAACTTAGTTTTCGGAAAAGGACAAATCGAAAAACTTTCTGCTTTAGTCCCAAAAGACGCTAAAATCCTTTTGGCTTACGGTGGCGGAAGTATTTTTAAAAACGGAATTTACGATCAAGTAATCCATAATTTGAAAGGTTTTGAAATTGTAGAATTTGGCGGAATTGAACCAAATCCGAGATTTGAAACTCTGATGAAAGCGGTCGATGTTATAAAAGCAGAAAAAATCGATTTTATTCTTGCCGTTGGGGGCGGATCTGTAATTGACGGCGTAAAATTTATTTCGGGCGCAGTTAACTTTGAAGGAAATCCAATTGATATTCTTCAAAAAAGAATTTTGATTAAAGAAAATGCAATGCCTTTCGGAACAGTTTTAACGTTGCCAGCAACAGGAAGCGAAATGAATTCTGGATATGTAGTAACGATTGAAGCAACTCAAGAAAAATTATCTTCTGGCGGAAGCGCTTTATTTCCGAAATTCTCGATTTGTGACCCGACCGTAATTTCTTCATTACCAAAAAGACAAATCGAAAATGGTGTTGTAGATGCCTACACGCACGTTATGGAACAATATTTAACGTATCCTACCGATGCTTTTCTACAGGATAGAATTGCTGAAGGAATTTTACAGACTTTAATTGAAGTTGGCCCTGGCGTTGTAAAAAATCCAACCGATTATACTTTGGCTTCCAATTTTATGTGGAGCTGTACGATGGCTTTAAACGGCTTAATCCAAAAAGGAGTTCCTAGCGACTGGGCGACGCACATGATCGGCCATGAATTGACCGCACTTTTTGAAATTGATCATGCTAGAACTTTGGCGATAATTGGACCAAGTCTGTACCATGTCATGTTTGAAACTAAAAAAGCAAAACTGGCGCAATACGGAAGAAGAATCTTTAATCTGACAGGTTCTGATGAAGAAGTAGCAAAAGAAGCGATCAACAAAACGGTCGAATTTTTCCACACAATGGGAATGGATACTAAACTTTCCCAATACACAGAAGACTATTCGAACACGGCAGATTTTATCGTAAAACGTTTTGACGAAAGAGGCTGGAAAGGTTTAGGAGAAAATCAATTGGTAACTTTAGACAAAGTAAAATCTATTGTTGAGCTTAGCTACTAAAGTATAAAATCCAAATTTTAAAAAATCCAAATTCCAATAACTCTAAGATTGGAATTTGGACTTTTTTATTTGAAATTTAATAGAAAAGGCGTTCTTAACAAGTTTAGGAACGCCTTTTCAAAATACTAAAACAAAACTAACTAACTCAATTTTTTTTAAATTCATTAAAATTCTAATTTATAAATTGTTATAACGCACATCAGATGTTTTTATTGTTCGGCTTTAAAAATTTTTTTTTACCCATAAACTTCTTGACGGTCATTGCAATTAAAGAGGTTTGCCAAATTTCTTAAAGCAGTTTTTGCTTTATTAGCACATTATTAAGTACTTTTGTTTCAAATTAATAAAATAATGAGCGAAAAGTTAAAATTTGCAGTAATTGGAGGAGGAAGCTGGGCAACGGCAATTGCCAAAATGTTATGTGTGAACCTTTCGGAGATTGCGTGGTATATGCGTAATGAATCTGCAATTGAACATCTTCAGAAATACAAACACAATCCTAACTATTTAAGTTCTGTTGAGTTTGACACCAATAAACTTAAACTGACAAGCAATATAAACGAAGCAATTGAATATGCAGATTATATCATTTTTGCAATTCCATCAGCCTTCCTAGATGCCGAATTGAAAAACATGACGGTTTCTTTATCAGATAAAATCATTTTTTCTGCCATTAAAGGTATTGTTCCTGAAACGAGTTTAATCGTCGGCGAACATTTCCACATTCAATACGACATTCCTTATTACAATATTGGCGTAATTACAGGACCTTGCCATGCAGAAGAAGTTGCCTTAGAAAGACTTTCTTACCTAACAATTGCCTGCGGTGATCCTGATAAAGCTAAAACTGTTGCTAAATCGCTTTCAGGAAATTACATCAAAGCCAAAATTTCAGACGATATTATCGGAACTGAATATGCTGCAATGCTAAAAAATATTTATTCTATCGCAGCCGGAATTGCACATGGTTTAGGCTATGGCGACAACTTCCAATCGGTTTTAATGAGTAATGCGATTCGCGAAATGAAGAAATTCATCAGAAAAGTGCACAAAATGAAACGTAACATTAACGATTCGGCGTATTTAGGCGATTTATTGGTTACAGGATATTCCGTTTTTTCGAGAAATAGAATGTTCGGAAACATGATCGGAAAAGGATATACCGTAAAAAGTGCCATGATGGAAATGAGCATGGTTGCCGAGGGTTATTACGCAACAAAAAGCGCTTACAAGCTAAATCAAGGCTACGGAGCGAAAACCCCAATTATAGACGCTGTTTACGCTGTTTTATACGAAGGAAAAGACGCCAAAACGGTTTTCAAAAAATTGACTGAGTCTTTGGATTAATATTAGTAAAAAGAAGCAAGAAACAAGAAACAAGACTTATCTTAAAAATAAAAAAGAGCCAAACTGAATTTCAGCCTTGGCTCTTTCTCTTTCTTCTATTCCCAAAAGTCTTTCCTCTTGCTTCTTGCTTCTACTCCCAAAAGTCTTCCCTCTTACTTCTTTCTTCTATTCCTAAAAGTCTTCCTTCTTGCCTCTTTAAAACTCTACTTCACCATAATCCCTTCAACAAACAAAATCGGCACTTCTTCCGTATTGTTTTCGTCAAGCGAATTAGCTTTAAAAATAAACTTCTTATCGTACAGTGTATTTCCGATGAAGAATGTTACCATGAACTCATTATTTAGCGCTAAAAGGCTTTTTTCCACCAATTCGATCTTTACAACAGAAACTGAAGGAACTTCAACAAAAGCATGGCGCAGAATTGAAGTCTTTTTCATTTCCCCATCAATGGTCCCGAAAGCCTTTGAAACCACCATTACGCTGTCTAAGTTAAAATCACTGTCATTAACCAAATAAGCGTACCACACTTTTTCCATAAAATCATCGCTCCATTCCTGCACAGCGGCAAGAAATACGTTTTCAACTTCTGGAATTATTATATCTTTTTTCATATTAGTCAAAAGTCATAAAGCCGAAAGTCGAAAGTCCAAAACTGCAAAGTCATTTAGGAGACTTTCAACTTTCGACTTTCGACTTTCGACTAAAAATTAAATATTTGCTTTGAACTGCTCTAAGAAACGAACATCATTTTCATAGAACATACGAATATCTCCAATTTGGTATAAAAGCATTGCAATACGCTCTACTCCCATTCCGAAGGCAAAACCATTGTATTCATCTGGATTGATATCGCAGTTTTTCAATACGTTTGGATCTACCATTCCGCAACCTCCAATTTCTAACCACCCTGTTCCTTTTGTGATACGGTAATCAGTTTCTGTTTTTAGTCCCCAATAAATATCAATTTCAGCACTTGGTTCTGTAAATGGAAAATATGACGGACGAAGACGAATCTTAGATTTTCCGAACATTTCTTTTGTGAAATAAAGCAACGTTTGTTTCAAATCGGCAAAAGACACATCTTTATCAATGTATAACCCTTCCACTTGATGGAAAATACAGTGCGAACGTGATGAAATTGCTTCGTTACGGAAAACGCGTCCCGGAGAAATGGTACGAATTGGCGGTTTATGATTTTCCATGTAACGCACCTGAACAGATGATGTATGCGTACGCAACAGCACATCTGGGTTGGTTTGGATGAAAAACGTATCCTGCATATCACGAGCTGGGTGATATTCTGGCAAGTTTAATGCTGTAAAGTTATGCCAGTCGTCTTCGATTTCTGGCCCTTCAGAAACATTGAACCCGATATTGGCAAAAATATCTATAATCTGATTTTTAACGATAGAAATAGGATGGCGCGAACCAATGACTACTGGTTCTGCCGAACGTGTTAAATCGCCAAAAACTCCTTTAGATTCTTCTTTGCTTTCAAGTTCTTCCTGAATAACTCTTACTTTTTCTTCAGCAACAGCTTTTAAAGTATTGATTACTTGTCCAAAATCTTTTTTCTGGTCAACTGGAATATTCTTAAACTCATTAAAAAGTTCTTTCAATAACCCTTTACTGCCTAAATATTTAATACGGAATTGTTCTAACGATTCTTTATTTTTCTCATTAAAGGCTTTTGCTTCCTCTATATGCTGTTTAATCTTATCTATCATTTTCCTTCGATAATTGAGAGTACAAATTTAGTGTTTTTAGTTTAAAGTGTGCAGTCACAGTCGCAGTTTTAGGTTTTCTGTAAATTATTTTATCAGATTTAACTTTTCTTCAACTTGTTTAATCTTTAGATGCCAATAATCTAAACCTTCCTGATTGCTTACTATTTCCTTTTTATAATTAGAAGAAATACGGCTTAATTCAGGCCAGTTTTTATTCAAATCCCGTTCTTTCTCTTGTTTCGAAGAAGGTTCAACCCTGTTGCGCCAAAAGTCCATATTTTTAAGATAGCCTTTTTTGATCCCTTCAAAATATTCGATCAATTTTTCTTTTGAATTCGGAATATAGCCTGGACCGCTGCAGCCGCAAGAATGAAATGTAATGCCAACAGAAAACAGATTTTTAATATGTTCCCATTTTTTGATATCATCTTTTTTAGGCGATTCAAAATCCAGTCCCATATTTGCCATTAATTCTCCGCATTGCGGGCATTTGGCTTCAAAAACAGACGTTTCTCCTTTTTTTATATCAACCATCAATCTTCTTTTAAATGCTTTTCGGCAATTAAAACAAGCATAATGAGGCTTATAAGATGTCATGGCGTAGCGGCACATTCTTTTTTAATGGTTAGGCTTTTAGTATTCAGTTTACAGATTTTTTAGTGATCAGTCCCCCTACTTAGTCACAGTTTACAGCACTGAACACTAAAAAAATCTAATCAATAAGTTTTCTTTCTAAAAAATAATTCACAATGGCTTCTTTCATTAAAACCGACTGTTCACCTGCTTTTAACGATGGCAGCTGCTCTTTTATTTTGTAATGCGGCCAGCCTTCTTCGTCAAAGTATTCAAATTCGTAAAAACCGTATGGCTCCAGCAATCGGCAAATGGCAATGTGCATTAGGTTTAGTTTTTCGTCTTTCTTAAACTGGCGGTGCACTTTTCCAAATTCCTGAACGCCGATTAGGTAAATTATGGCATCCAAATCAAGGTCTTCGCCCTGCGAAAACTGATTGGAAAGCATATCAACGAGCTTTTCCCATCGCTCTTTTAATTGTGTATCTCTAGACATTGTATGATTTTAGATTGTTGATTTTAGATGTTAGATTACTTGAAAATCCAATTCTGAAGTAGCAGAATCGCAATCTGAACTCTAAATTTTGATTTGCAAAGATACAGAGTTCAATACATTGCACCTAAAAAAATAAACGCATACCAAAAGAGCTCTACAAAAAACCTTTGAACCTTTGCCTCTCTCCACCCCCGAACCTTAAAAAAAACATATCTTTGCGCCTCATTAAACACAAAACCAAACATGAGTTTTTTTGATATTATTGTGGCCGCGCTTTTAGGCTATAGTTTATATAAAGGCATTAAAAACGGATTATTTGTAGAAGTTGCTTCTTTTATTTCGCTGCTGTTAGGAATTTATCTTGCCATTAAATTTTCTTCCTTAATGACAGGAATGATTTCAAAACACGTTTCTTGGAATCCGACCAATATTCAAATTACGGCTTTTATCCTGACGTTTATTCTAGTAGTAATTGGAGTGTATTTCTTAGCCAAAATTTTAACGGGAATTGCCGATTTTGCCATGCTAGGCTGGATGAATAAACTTGGAGGCGGATTTTTCAGGGTTTTAAAAACCATTCTGATCCTGAGCATTTTTATTGC
This genomic interval carries:
- a CDS encoding ADP-ribosylglycohydrolase family protein codes for the protein MILEAAIGDAYGAGFEFRDLDFISKNNNLTQYDKHGMYTEIYKKYTDDTQMAIAISELLLEDDNWNEIKVADKFVEVFHRDKRRGYSDRVYNALDASKNGSDFIKIIDNGSSGNGSAMRAYSIGHLKDIKQILEFCEIQAKTSHNTVEGISCAKRIALAVHYFKYDLGDGSTLIAFLNETLKENENYRITSPIDMHGYPTTQAVIKMVSEAVSMKDCLKTGIGYGGDTDTVAALSMAILSQKQNCEKILPSFLYEELENDKFGKDFLIKLDEALDKKFS
- a CDS encoding RNA 2'-phosphotransferase translates to MNEQIAKSVSKFLSLVLRHSPEKIGLKLDENGWADVNELIEKCTKKGNRLDAELLDYVVDNNDKKRFAYNDDKTKIRASQGHSISVELNLAETEPSEYLYHGTVGKFMENIQKEGLKKMSRQHVHLSKDKETATKVGSRRGVPQILTVRSGAMHRDGFKFYLSENNVWLTDEVPAKYIEFKS
- a CDS encoding O-acetyl-ADP-ribose deacetylase translates to MKVELLKADITEIEVDAIVNAANTSLLGGGGVDGAIHRKGGKAILEECIQIRNKQGGCKTGEAVITTAGNLPSRYVIHTVGPVWNGDKEEKSRLLADCYTNSLNLAIQNGIKSIAFPNISTGIYHFPKDKAAEIAVKTIKDFEKSAEIEKVIFVCFDDENYKIYKSLL
- a CDS encoding NADAR family protein — translated: MKYNIDNIAPESKFLFFWGHQPSKDGTITKTCFSQWWLSSFKVNGVIYKTAEHWMMAKKAELFKDQEILEKIIQCNSPAEAKKLGRKVRNYDDKIWLENRFEIVKEGNFHKFSQNPDLKTFLLNTNDRIVVEASPVDPIWGIGMASDHTDALNPKKWKGLNLLGFALMEVRDELK
- the prs gene encoding ribose-phosphate diphosphokinase, with the protein product MILNLDPKFAPFQNQEEIKFQSFTFSGGEPHIKIAPDFDANRKVTVTHRLNSFNDLGLLCVTIDALRRMDVKIIDLFIPYFPAARQDRVMIPGEPLSVKVYADIINAMQLNKVFVFDAHSEVTPALLNNSTVIPNYTFIKAVLENIGNNVKLISPDGGALKKIYKVSEFLGGVEVVECSKSRDVKTGKLSGFKVYEDDLQGMDCLIVDDICDGGGTFVGLAEELKKKNAGKLYLAVSHGIFNKGFEVLNCFDGIFTTNSFKDFEGESVKVIKLETLV
- a CDS encoding NUDIX hydrolase; the encoded protein is MEKLQNIRIAVDAIVFGYKNNGLYVLLIEQQFGTSEKYWALPGGLVQNDESLNDAVIRELHEETNVQLTFMEQLYTFGDDIHRDSRNRVISVAYYALVDASNLEIKAATDAERVQWFKIDEIPPLAFDHNLILEKGIERLKAKLTYEPIGFDLLPEEFLFSDLENLYCTILEKEIDRRNFRKKILSYGILEETEKFSPIKTGRPAKLFKFNKLKYNELIQKGFHFEIKFA
- a CDS encoding PKD domain-containing protein; its protein translation is MKRFSRILLVASVLFIGYSCSKDDAKDVVDCLGEAIFVKLHNSTDATNPKLMNYSAEYTGTGTLVSVKWNFGDGTSATGATVTHTYAAAGEYTATAEVTVKKDGSECTSSPKRTVTIN
- a CDS encoding LysR family transcriptional regulator, with the translated sequence MVNLEWYRTFKAVYKNGNFSVAAKELFMSQPAVSQQISMLEAHVGNKLFNRKSKGVEPTEYAKLLNNLIIDALDRLESVETSFRAKAEDANRLISVGISKHLFECVGNLLISKFDLIDFTFAENDELFALVDAKKLDFAITTKRFDTFDTTYEIVGKIKLILVAPTALDITEFRQRLKADNYTEIEQWLNAQKWYSHDARIPHIKMFWLHAFNKKRPSMVPNYIIPSESEMLRLLAKNEGVAATWNCNARNFIKDNKLQLLWNSFHVPEEFVYLLAPKNNNLKSFFDIIEKELKLFFGNRL
- a CDS encoding type 1 glutamine amidotransferase domain-containing protein; the protein is MKKIALFAITAFTAVSISAEAQKSNKKSMKKVLFVVTSNDKLGNTGEKTGFWSEEFAAPYYELLDQGVEITIASPLGGQPPIDPKSSDPASATEDTKRFDADKTLQEKLKHTLKLSTVNQKDYDAVFYPGGHGPLWDLVEDKSSIALIEAFYTHNKPVAFVCHAPAVLKNVKVKGEYLVKGKKVTGFTNAEEEAVGLTKVVPFLLEDALSSNGAIFSKGENWQPYAVADGLLITGQNPASSKLVAAKLLQELK
- a CDS encoding iron-containing alcohol dehydrogenase, whose product is MLNFELYNPTNLVFGKGQIEKLSALVPKDAKILLAYGGGSIFKNGIYDQVIHNLKGFEIVEFGGIEPNPRFETLMKAVDVIKAEKIDFILAVGGGSVIDGVKFISGAVNFEGNPIDILQKRILIKENAMPFGTVLTLPATGSEMNSGYVVTIEATQEKLSSGGSALFPKFSICDPTVISSLPKRQIENGVVDAYTHVMEQYLTYPTDAFLQDRIAEGILQTLIEVGPGVVKNPTDYTLASNFMWSCTMALNGLIQKGVPSDWATHMIGHELTALFEIDHARTLAIIGPSLYHVMFETKKAKLAQYGRRIFNLTGSDEEVAKEAINKTVEFFHTMGMDTKLSQYTEDYSNTADFIVKRFDERGWKGLGENQLVTLDKVKSIVELSY